In Neofelis nebulosa isolate mNeoNeb1 chromosome 10, mNeoNeb1.pri, whole genome shotgun sequence, one DNA window encodes the following:
- the LOC131486677 gene encoding putative olfactory receptor 5AK3, which translates to MEQNNGTEISEFILLGFAGQRKSWHILFIVFLVIYVAILVGNIGMILLIKIDSCLHTPMYFFLQHLAFVDLCYTSAITPKMLQNFVQTEQSISFIGCMVQLLVYGAFATTDCYILAAMAVDRYVAICNPLRYPIVMSQRVCIQLLFGSYFIGFLNASVNTSFTFSLNFCKSNKINHFFCDEPPILALSCSNIDFNIMLLTVFVGFNLMFTVLVVIFSYIYILAAILKISSIAGKKKAFSTCTSHLTAVTVFYGTLSYMYLHHGTNESQEQEKLASVFYGIMIPMLNPLIYSLRNQDVKEALKVVTKKCFWLDH; encoded by the coding sequence ATGGAACAAAACAATGGCACTGAAATAAGTGAGTTCATTCTCCTGGGATTTGCTGGTCAACGCAAGTCTTGGCATATTCTCTTCATAGTATTTCTAGTGATCTACGTGGCCATCCTAGTGGGCAATATCGGAATGATCCTACTCATCAAGATTGATTCTTGCCTTCATACCCCgatgtattttttcctccaaCACTTGGCATTTGTTGATCTCTGCTACACCTCTGCTATCACTCCCAAAATGCTGCAAAACTTTGTACAAACAGAGCAATCCATCTCATTCATAGGGTGTATGGTGCAATTACTAGTCTATGGTGCTTTTGCAACGACTGACTGTTACATCTTGGCCGCAATGGCAGTGGACCGGTATGTCGCCATCTGCAATCCACTCCGCTATCCAATAGTCATGTCCCAGAGAGTCTGCATTCAACTCCTGTTTGGCTCATACTTCATAGGTTTTCTAAATGCCTCTGTAAACAcaagttttactttttcactgAACTTTTGCAAATCCAATAAAATTAACCACTTTTTCTGTGATGAACCCCCAATTTTAGCGCTCTCTTGTTCCAACATTGACTTCAACATCATGCTGCTAACTGTCTTTGTGGGGTTTAACCTAATGTTCACTGTGCTGGTTGTCATCTTTTCCTACATATATATCCTGGCTGCCATCCTGAAGATATCTTCCATTGCAGGGAAGAAAAAAGCCTTCTCCACGTGCACCTCCCACCTGACAGCAGTCACTGTTTTCTATGGGACTCTGTCTTACATGTATCTGCACCATGGGACCAATGAGTCTCAAGAGCAAGAAAAACTGGCTTCTGTGTTTTATGGCATTATGATCCCCATGTTAAACCCCCTCATCTACAGCCTGAGAAACCAAGATGTGAAGGAAGCCCTAAAAGTGGTTACAAAGAAGTGCTTCTGGTTGGAtcattga